The following proteins come from a genomic window of Platichthys flesus chromosome 1, fPlaFle2.1, whole genome shotgun sequence:
- the LOC133956836 gene encoding photoreceptor-specific nuclear receptor-like, with the protein MMEDHLVKIPMMPSCSPSESCASGGSDDSRGAKSPAPGKALSPALVCRVCGDTSSGKHYGIYACNGCSGFFKRSVRRRLIYRCQAGTGMCAVDKAHRNQCQACRLKKCLQAGMNKDAVQNERQPRSTAQVRLDSIDVDPDKEHLATTREPTSSSSSSSSSSSSSSSVITWPHITSSMSITSSVAPQRCISPQNNHRFMASLMTAETCAKLEPEDVDENIDVTSNEPERASSEYHMALYPSSSENVYETSARLLFMSVKWAKNLPVFSNLPFRDQVILLEEAWSELFLLCAIQWSLPLDSCPLLSLPDLCPGMQGKTSYTSLDLRLLQEVFSRFKALAVDPTEFACLKAIVLFKPETRGLKDPEQVENLQDQSQVMLGQHIRSHYPSQPARLGKLLLLLPSLRFVNSERIELLFFHRTIGNTPMEKLLCDMFKN; encoded by the exons ATGATGGAGGACCACCTGGTGAAGATCCCCATGATGCCGTCCTGTTCTCCCTCCGAGTCGTGTGCCAGCGGGGGGAGCGACGACAGCCGAGGAG CCAAGAGCCCGGCCCCGGGTAAGGCCCTGAGCCCGGCCCTGGTCTGCAGAGTGTGCGGTGACACCAGCAGCGGGAAACACTACGGAATCTACGCCTGCAACGGCTGCAGCGGCTTCTTCAAGCGCAGCGTGAGGAGGAGGCTCATCTACAG gTGCCAGGCCGGCACAGGCATGTGTGCAGTGGACAAAGCTCATCGCAACCAGTGCCAGGCCTGTCGGCTGAAGAAGTGCCTGCAGGCCGGCATGAATAAAGACG ccgtGCAGAACGAGCGTCAGCCCCGCAGCACGGCTCAGGTCCGCCTGGACTCCATCGACGTGGACCCGGACAAGGAGCACCTGGCCACCACCCGGGAgcccacctcctcttcctcctcctcctcctcttcctcctcctcctcctccagtgtcaTCACGTGGCCCcacatcacctcctccatgtccatCACCTCCTCCGTGGCCCCCCAGCGCTGCATCAGTCCCCAGAACAACCACCGCTTCATGGCCAGCCTCATGACGGCTGAAACCTGCGCCAAGCTGGAGCCCGAGgacg TTGATGAGAACATCGACGTGACCAGCAACGAGCCGGAGAGGGCGTCCTCTGAGTATCACATGGCTCTGTATCCGTCCAGCTCGGAGAACGTGTACGAGACCTCGGCCCGGCTTCTCTTCATGTCCGTGAAATGGGCCAAAAACCTGCCGGTGTTTTCCAACCTGCCCTTCAGAGaccag gtgatCCTGCTGGAGGAGGCGTGGAGCGAGCTCTTCCTGCTCTGTGCCATCCAGTGGTCGCTGCCTCTGGACAGCTGCCCACTGCTCTCCCTGCCCGACCTTTGCCCCGGCATGCAGGGGAAAACCAGCTACACCAGCCTGGACCTGCGCCTCCTGCAGGAGGTGTTCAGCCGCTTCAAGGCCCTCGCCGTGGACCCCACGGAGTTCGCCTGCCTCAAGGCCATCGTGCTCTTCAAGCCAG agaCTCGAGGTTTGAAGGATCCAGAGCAGGTGGAGAATCTGCAGGACCAGTCCCAGGTGATGCTGGGACAACACATCCGCTCCCACTATCCCAGTCAACCAGCCAG gttggggaagctgctcctcctcctcccctccctgcgCTTCGTGAACTCCGAGCGGATCGAGCTGCTGTTCTTCCACAGGACCATCGGGAACACTCCCATGGAGAAGCTGCTGTGCGACATGTTCAAGAACTGA
- the LOC133957155 gene encoding receptor for retinol uptake stra6-like gives MNHSKVEPEPFEYSYYDYSDWYSNNAEPTKPPIEVILPCDPTADETLFHVCMLSMSLVVMLILAVLSRKNKLCQGFTRGSSSIFSPNNFLDQTQEKGLVMAVFGLVFSKLAVLVIAPDPLPFCKDTPEDIKEYMKIISIFYYPVLYYPLLVCGTLQRRTGYVFGALLSFTHFGVLVWQKFDCPTTPEIYKYYALLASLPQLACLAFMCIQFLLLFVKGPETDEDLDSSYYTNYVKQLLRKKSSSVSSSSADKPTLVQRIQEVLRGYIYTPEKVFRFPLKLAVSVFVTLVAIYHAALLLVVLVVPTLHIVRAGIDENIAFLLLGFGIVLSDDRMEVVQIVTFYTWLLEVCYLCAMTLSCLVSLVMLMRSLVLHRANLRGLYKGDIYSISNSQKSLCPSKAGVVCWMGLTGYQAALVCLGMAVQTVVFFICFLFLVFLIIIPVFHGRNLFVFEIAGKAWPAWVTLTLITLLQHVTAKFAFIKKEAGTTDLKNRDSLFLLTYLLFLVNTVLGLIVAIWRMVITALFNILHLGRVDISLLHRTSESYDPAYRYYTQFLRVEVSQSHPVMKAFCGLLQDMMVEGGRAGQKIRDAEEGIQVTPPSKATSSRRIRARWQLMFTLVNNPSLLGSRKHFQTLQPSEGVKNGTPQRGSEEEEVCQTAAEPVQTTATSTGPDQTDGDSK, from the exons ATGAACCACAGCAAAGTGGAGCCGGAGCCTTTTGAATATTCCTACTACGACTATTCAGACTGGTACTCGAACAACGCGGAGCCGACCAAGCCGCCCATAGA AGTTATTTTACCATGTGACCCCACAGCCGACGAAACGCTCTTCCACGTCTGCATGTTGTCGATGTCT CTGGTGGTCATGCTGATCCTGGCGGTTCTCTCCAGGAAAAACAAATTGTGCCAGGGATTCACGAGAGGATCCTCCAGCATCTTCAG TCCAAACAACTTCCTGGACCAGACCCAGGAGAAAGGCCTGGTCATGGCCGTGTTCGGGCTGGTGTTCAGCAAACTGGCCGTGCTGGTCATCGCTCCGGACCCGCTGCCGTTCTGCAAAGACACTCCAGAGGACATTAAAG AGTACATGAAGATCATCTCCATCTTCTACTACCCGGTCCTGTATTACCCTCTGCTGGTCTGCGGCACGCTGCAGCGTCGGACCGGCTACGTGTTCGGGGCTCTGCTCTCCTTCACCCACTTCGGGGTCCTGGTGTGGCAGAAGTTCGACTGTCCCACGACTCCAGAG aTCTATAAGTACTACGCTCTGCTCGCCAGCCTCCCCCAGCTGGCCTGCCTCGCCTTCATGTGCATCCAGTTCCTGCTGCTGTTCGTCAAAGGACCAGAGACGGACGAG gaCCTGGACAGCAGCTACTACACCAACTATGTGAAACAGCTTCTGAGGAAAAAGTCCTCATCTGTCAG ctcctcatctGCAGACAAACCAACACTTGTCCAGAGAATACAGGAGGTTCTCAGGGGTTATATTTATACTCCAGAAAAGG TGTTTCGTTTTCCTCTGAAATTGGCCGTGTCTGTGTTCGTGACCCTGGTGGCGATTTATCAC GCGGCGCTGTTGCTGGTCGTACTGGTCGTCCCCACGCTCCACATCGTCCGTGCTGGTATTGATGAGAACATCGCCTTCCTGCTGCTGGGCTTCGGGATCGTCCTCTCCGACGACCGGATGGAGGTCGTCCAGATCGTGACCTTCTACACGTGGCTGCTGGAAG TGTGCTACCTGTGTGCCATGACTCTGTCCTGTCTGGTCAGTCTGGTGATGCTCATGAGGTCTCTGGTTCTCCACAG GGCCAACCTGAGGGGCCTGTATAAAGGAGACATCTACAGCATCTCTAACAGCCAGAAGAGCCTCTGTCCATCCAAAGCCGGGGTGGTGTGCTGGATGGGTCTGACAGGATACCAGGCTGCGCTCGTCTGCCTCG GAATGGCCGTGCAGACTGTGGTGTTCTtcatctgcttcctgttcctGGTGTTTCTGATCATCATCCCTGTTTTCCACGGTCGAAACCTCTTCGTGTTTGAAATCGCAGGAAAGGCTTG GCCGGCCTGGGTCACGCTCACTCTGATCACTCTCCTCCAGCACGTGACCGCTAAGTttgcttttattaaaaaagaagcgGGAACAACAGACTTGAAAAACAG AGACAGCCTGTTCCTCCTGACCTACCTGCTCTTCCTGGTCAACACGGTGCTGGGTCTCATCGTGGCCATCTGGAGGATGGTGATCACCGCCTTGTTCAACATCCTCCATCTTGGCCGAGTGGACATCAGTCTGCTGCACCGCACGTCCGAGTCCTACGACCCGG CCTACAGATACTACACCCAGTTCCTGAGGGTGGAGGTCAGCCAGTCCCACCCGGTGATGAAGGCTTTCTGTGGGCTGCTGCAGGACATGATGGTGGAGGGGGGGCGAGCTGGACAGAAGATACGAGACGCAGAGGAAG GGATCCAGGTGACCCCCCCGAGCAAGGCGACCAGCAGCCGTAGGATTCGAGCTCGCTGGCAGCTGATGTTCACGCTGGTCAACAACCCGTCGCTGCTGGGCTCCAGGAAGCACTTCCAGACGCTGCAGCCCTCGGAGGGCGTGAAGAACGGGACGCCCCAGAGAggcagcgaggaagaggaggtctGCCAGACGGCCGCCGAGCCGGTCCAGACCACCGCGACCTCGACGGGTCCAGATCAAACCGATGGAGActccaaatga
- the LOC133956724 gene encoding immunoglobulin superfamily containing leucine-rich repeat protein 2-like — translation MAAADALCFTLWISTVVSAGLGCPELCSCLNRNAECSFRDFTEVPSGFPSNVIRLSLTANKISLIPRGSFDNVIQVTSLWLAHNGIVSIEQGTLAPLVHLRNVDISHNKIVDFPWEDLQNLTGLHLLRMDHNEMTHLPRNALSNLKDLRSLRLDNNRFTTIAEGTFDGLAFLSHLQINNNLFACTCSLDWLRAWISTTSISILEQNSIVCESPEKLKGEVIGEFPESKCKSPNVTIKTNIHDSAVAEGRTLVLTCEFKGNPKPLVLWNICSRSLKQEVALSFTEDDSAESNEDFALSHHRLRVFNNGTLIIPSLRREDAGNYSCSATNEVGRADDSVAVAVTASPQRTPIGQWTTTPTHIQSPPTTEETPDSDSVRLPVVKTQDVLSANPTVSSTGEIQSPSHDEDTPSPAGRCGLTANTRYISNHVVNGSLEDIKHYTFDFGVIALGVSETEATVRLSPLLIPREKSVNRAAPTSGSPPADSSEGHDLSDVSVHTNGLYLCVSADRQHSAVQWSRIREGVSTYLFSGLRPGTNYSLCLTYRGEDCEVQVLFTTRRRVPNLLIIVSVSICLLTVSTVPLLGATCFHLVYKYRGKTYKLILKAKDQCHMERNLAANFHIRAPHTDSRRKINGSQLDEEEGESVGEGGGDPADSVVTESLTLSQCRGNVDDCEVGSEFSDKLPLGAEAVNITSNFKYPNQ, via the coding sequence ATGGCCGCGGCTGACGCCCTCTGCTTCACGTTGTGGATCTCCACAGTCGTCAGCGCCGGGCTCGGCTGCCCTGAGCTCTGCAGCTGCCTCAATAGAAATGCTGAATGCTCCTTCAGAGACTTCACAGAGGTCCCCAGTGGTTTCCCTTCCAACGTCATCAGATTGAGTCTCACCGCCAACAAGATCAGCCTGATTCCGCGGGGGAGCTTCGACAATGTGATCCAGGTGACGTCCCTGTGGTTGGCCCACAACGGGATCGTCTCTATCGAACAGGGGACCCTCGCTCCTCTGGTTCATCTGCGTAACGTTGACATTAGCCACAATAAAATCGTGGATTTTCCCTGGGAGGATCTGCAGAACCTCACGGGACTGCATCTGCTGAGGATGGACCACAACGAGATGACCCACCTGCCGAGGAACGCCCTCTCCAACCTGAAAGACCTGAGGTCCCTGCGACTGGACAACAACAGGTTCACAACCATCGCAGAGGGGACGTTTGACGGTTTGGCGTTTTTGTCCCATTTGCAGATTAACAACAACTTGTTTGCGTGCACCTGCTCCCTCGACTGGCTCCGAGCCTGGATTTCAACGACCAGCATCTCGATCCTGGAGCAGAACTCGATTGTTTGTGAAAGTCCAGAGAAACTCAAAGGAGAAGTGATCGGAGAGTTCCCAGAGTCAAAGTGCAAAAGCCCAaatgtcacaataaaaacaaatatccatGACTCGGCTGTCGCAGAGGGGAGAACTCTGGTCCTGACTTGTGAGTTCAAAGGAAACCCGAAGCCCCTCGTGCTCTGgaacatctgcagcaggagCCTGAAGCAGGAAGTGGCTCTGTCGTTCACCGAGGACGACTCAGCAGAATCCAACGAGGACTTTGCTCTGTCCCATCATCGCCTCAGAGTCTTCAACAACGGGACTCTGATCATTCCAAGCCTGAGGAGAGAAGACGCCGGGAACTACAGCTGCTCGGCCACAAACGAGGTGGGCAGAGCCGACGACTCGGTGGCGGTGGCGGTGACGGCTTCACCGCAGCGAACGCCCATAGGGCAGTGGACCACGACGCCCACTCATATCCAATCACCCCCCACAACAGAGGAAACACCCGACTCTGACTCGGTGCGTCTGCCGGTTGTGAAGACACAAGACGTCCTGAGCGCTAACCCGACCGTCTCGTCCACTGGAGAGATCCAGTCTCCGTCTCACGATGAGGACACTCCGTCACCTGCCGGTCGATGTGGCCTGACGGCGAACACCCGGTACATCTCTAACCACGTGGTGAACGGCAGCCTGGAGGACATCAAACACTACACCTTTGACTTTGGCGTCATTGCCTTGGGGGTGTCAGAGACGGAGGCCACAGTGCGACTCAGCCCGCTTCTCATACCCCGAGAGAAGAGCGTCAACCGGGCTGCTCCGACCTCAGGGAGCCCCCCCGCCGACAGCAGTGAAGGTCATGACCTTTCAGACGTCTCCGTCCACACCAATGGATTGTACCTGTGCGTCTCCGCCGATCGCCAACACTCGGCCGTGCAGTGGTCGAGGATCAGAGAGGGCGTCAGCACCTACCTGTTCAGCGGGTTACGCCCCGGCACCAACTACTCCCTGTGTCTGACCTACAGGGGGGAGGACTGCGAGGTGCAGGTGCTGTTCACCACCAGGAGGAGGGTCCCCAACCTGCTCATCATCGTCTCCGTCAGCATCTGCCTCCTCACCGTGTCCACCGTGCCGCTGCTCGGCGCCACCTGCTTCCACCTGGTCTACAAGTACCGCGGCAAGACGTACAAGCTGATCCTGAAGGCCAAGGACCAGTGCCACATGGAGAGGAACCTCGCCGCCAACTTCCACATCCGAGCGCCGCACACCGACTCCCGCAGGAAGATCAACGGCAGCCagctggacgaggaggagggggagagcgTGGGCGAAGGGGGGGGCGACCCGGCGGACAGCGTGGTGACCGAGTCGCTCACTTTGTCCCAGTGCCGGGGAAACGTAGATGACTGCGAGGTCGGATCTGAGTTCAGTGATAAGTTGCCTCTGGGAGCTGAAGCTGTGAATATCACCAGCAACTTCAAATATCCCAATCAGTAA